CCGGTTGTGTGCTCACCCGCCACCTTGTACCTTTTGTTCATCACCGTCTTAGGCTGCTCGCCGGTTGCTCATCGCAGTTCTGAGGGTCAGCCAACGCATTTTTTCAACTGCGAAGTTCTTCTGTCTGGTTCCTTCCTACCCTTTGTCGCATGCCTTTACTTCTGGTTCCTTTTTGTCAAGTCAACGATTCGCCTTCAAAAAGTCCCGGCTGCTGGTTCAACATAGCTCCCGCTGTGTTAGCGTCCGGATTTTCCCGTGAAGTCCCTGCGGCAGCATGAGCCAGAGGGAACTGCAATCGTAGCTTGTACTTCTTTCGCGGCTTAACATAGACAACAGTTACCaccttcctgttctctgttAGTTATCACCCTTCCCCTAGCACTTCGTGACCCCTCGATCCGTCCGCCACAGTATGTGGGGAGGCGGGCGGGATATCCAGGTTTTTTCTCATCCTTTGCACCCTCAATCCAAGTCGACGTGTCAGTTGTCACCTGGTATACGCTGTGAGGCGGCTTTCTTATCGATTTCTGTGGTAAAGCTGACTATTTGGGCATAGTGTTATGCTCAAGATGGCGCtacgagagacggaggacaTCGATAAACCAAAAACGAACAAGCGCAGCTACAGGTTTGTGAAGCTGCCGAACCACCTGTCTGTTTGGCTAGTCAGCGACCCGGCGGCAGACCTGGCCTCTGCCGCTCTGGACATCAATGTAGGCTCTTACTTCGATCCCCCGCCCGTCGAAGGCTTGGCGCATTTCTGCGAGCACATGCTATTCCTCGGAACGGAGAAGTTTCCGGATGAAACGGAATATTCCAACTTCATCAAGCAGCACGGAGGCTGCACCAACGCGTACACTGAGCACACGCACACGAACTACCACTTTTCGGTCGCGCCGGAACACCTCGAGGGTGCCCTCGACTGATTTTCCCAGTTTTTCATTGCGCCACTTTCCACCGAAATTGCGGCGGAGAGGGAACTAAATGCCGTCGACAGCAAGTTTCGACTTCGACTCGTGAACGACTTCATTCGCCGCTGGCAGCTGCTCCACAAACTGGCAAATCCTGACCACCCCTTCAATCGGTTCTCGTGCGGGAACCAGGTGTCTCTACAGGAGGTTCCGAAGGCACTCGGAGCCGACGTTCGGCACGAGTTGCTGGCTTTCCACAAAACGTGGTACAGTGCGAACATCATGACGCTTGTTGGCCTCGGAACAGATTCTCTGGATTGTCTCCAGGGCATGGTAGAGAAGTACTTCGGAACGATCAAAGACAAGCAAGTGCCTGTGCGTCCCTCCAGGGCCATTGTGGACCCGAGCGTCCCCGTGTTTCGGCGTCACGAAGACCTGCAACAAGTTGTCTACATTGTGCCGATCAAAGATCAGAGGGAAATCCACTTCGAGTTTGTTCTGCCCCCGCAAATAGACGCCTGGAGAACCAAGCATAGCCGGTGCCTTTCTCACCTCGCCGGGCATGAAGGCAAAAGGCTCGCTCCTTTCAGCTCTGAAGAATGAAGGGCTCGCCATCAGCCTGAACAGTTGGAGTCTCGATGAGGAATGTGTCAGCATCTTCTATATTTCCATCGAACTTACGGAACAAGGCGCCTCTGATGCCGGGCTGCAAAGGTAAGGAGAAGGACAGGGACACGGGAAATAGCACGAGCGAACATATTGCGGTTCCGTTCTCGATATCTACACCGTCTGTGAACGGGAACTTTCTTTCGCTCCGTTGGCAGGTGCTGAACCCATTTCCTATTTCCGCTTGATGGAGTATTCGTCGTCGTGTTTACCGGATGCAAGTTCTAGTGTTTTAGTAGAGCATATCAAGATGATAACATTTTTGAAATAGAAGCCACTGAACACCATGTATTAGTGTAATAAAGATAATCGGACAGATTCCGAGCCAGAGTAGTACACAGCCTCTTCTGAACGCAGTGCCCGCTGTGGTTGGGCAAGACATGCATGGATCCAATGCTGCGCATTCAGTGGCACCTGTGCCTGTATCAGCATTCGTTG
This window of the Toxoplasma gondii ME49 chromosome VI, whole genome shotgun sequence genome carries:
- a CDS encoding peptidase M16 inactive domain-containing protein (encoded by transcript TGME49_244480) encodes the protein MALRETEDIDKPKTNKRSYRFVKLPNHLSVWLVSDPAADLASAALDINVGSYFDPPPVEGLAHFCEHMLFLGTEKFPDETEYSNFIKQHGGCTNAYTEHTHTNYHFSFFIAPLSTEIAAERELNAVDSKFRLRLVNDFIRRWQLLHKLANPDHPFNRFSCGNQVSLQEVPKALGADVRHELLAFHKTWYSANIMTLVGLGTDSLDCLQGMVEKYFGTIKDKQVPVRPSRAIVDPSVPVFRRHEDLQQVVYIVPIKDQREIHFEFVLPPQIDAWRTKHSRIFYISIELTEQGASDAGLQRVEDLVFLYLSLLRTSRVQEWVFEESRWLAEMGFRFADTENPLPFCVVHAKHLHRYPPE